A single genomic interval of Helianthus annuus cultivar XRQ/B chromosome 13, HanXRQr2.0-SUNRISE, whole genome shotgun sequence harbors:
- the LOC110899036 gene encoding phosphoglycerate kinase 3, cytosolic, with protein MASAPSPASLSFLPTISSSSTTTSRTPTVRLHSRFLRSPLRGLGFAAADTAFSAHVASKLRSCSTSVKPISRGVFAAKKSVGDLSPAELKGKKVFVRADLNVPLDDNQNITDDTRIRAAVPTIKHLISNGAKVILSSHLGRPKGVTPKYSLAPLVPRLTELIGVEVVKADDCIGPDVEKLVASLPDGGVLLLENVRFYKEEEKNDPGFAEKLASLADLYVNDAFGTAHRAHASTEGVTKFLKPSVAGFLLQKELDYLDGAVSNPKRPFAAIVGGSKVSSKIGVIESLLEKCDILLLGGGMIFTFYKAQGLSVGSSLVEEDKLDLATTLLAKAKAKGVSLLLPTDVVVADKFAPDANSKVVPAAAIPDGWMGLDIGPDSVKTFNEALETTKTVIWNGPMGVFEFDKFAVGTEAVAKKLAELSGKGVTTIIGGGDSVAAVEKVGVADVMSHISTGGGASLELLEGKVLPGVDALDEAVATVSA; from the exons ATGGCGTCTGCACCATCACCAGCCTCTCTCTCCTTCCTCCCCACCatctcctcctcctccaccaccacttcCCGTACCCCCACCGTCCGCCTCCACTCTCGCTTCCTCCGATCTCCACTCCGTGGCCTAGGGTTTGCTGCCGCTGATACGGCTTTCTCCGCACACGTGGCGTCGAAGCTCCGATCGTGCTCCACTTCTGTGAAGCCTATCTCGCGCGGTGTTTTTGCGGCGAAGAAGAGTGTTGGTGACCTGTCTCCGGCGGAGTTGAAGGGGAAGAAGGTGTTTGTACGGGCGGATTTGAATGTGCCGTTGGATGATAACCAGAATATTACTGATGATACGAGAATTAGAGCTGCGGTTCCTACTATTAAGCATCTGATTAGTAATGGTGCTAAAGTTATTCTTTCTAGTCATCTG GGTAGACCAAAGGGTGTTACTCCCAAGTACAGCCTGGCTCCTCTCGTTCCCAGACTAACCGAACTCATCGGTGTTGAG GTTGTTAAGGCTGATGACTGTATTGGTCCAGACGTTGAAAAGCTGGTGGCTTCACTTCCTGATGGTGGTGTTCTTCTCCTTGAAAACGTGCGGTTCTACAAAGAGGAAGAAAAGAACGATCCTGGGTTTGCAGAAAAGCTTGCATCACTCGCAGATCTTTACGTCAATGATGCTTTCGGAACCGCACACAGAGCCCATGCCTCCACTGAGGGAGTCACAAAATTCTTAAAACCATCTGTTGCCGGTTTCCTTTTGCAAAAG GAATTGGATTACCTTGATGGAGCCGTTTCGAACCCAAAGAGGCCGTTTGCCGCCATTGTTGGTGGTTCAAAGGTGTCATCCAAGATCGGTGTTATCGAATCCCTTTTGGAAAAGTGTGACATTTTGCTTTTGGGTGGTGGTATGATTTTCACATTTTACAAGGCACAAGGTTTATCCGTCGGATCTTCGTTGGTCGAAGAAGACAAACTTGATCTTGCAACCACACTCCTTGCAAAGGCCAAAGCAAAAGGTGTATCGCTGTTGTTACCAACCGATGTGGTGGTCGCAGATAAGTTTGCACCGGATGCAAACAGCAAG GTTGTGCCGGCAGCTGCTATCCCAGATGGATGGATGGGATTAGATATCGGTCCGGATTCCGTCAAGACATTTAATGAAGCTTTGGAGACCACCAAAACTGTCATCTGGAACGGACCAATGGGAGTGTTTGAGTTTGACAAATTCGCAGTTGGAACTGAG GCGGTTGCAAAGAAGCTAGCTGAACTTAGCGGAAAGGGGGTGACTACAATCATCGGAGGTGGTGATTCCGTGGCAGCAGTAGAGAAGGTTGGAGTGGCGGATGTGATGAGTCACATCTCAACGGGTGGTGGGGCAAGTTTGGAGTTATTGGAAGGCAAGGTTCTCCCGGGTGTCGATGCTCTTGATGAAGCGGTCGCAACTGTCTCTGCGTAA